In the Triticum aestivum cultivar Chinese Spring chromosome 2B, IWGSC CS RefSeq v2.1, whole genome shotgun sequence genome, TGAGCTTTGGAGTAACAATGGAGCTTGAGGGAAAGGAGgtaggtcaacttggagaagaagacctccttttatagtagGGGAACCAATCCAACCATTACCCCCTCTTCAGCCCACGCAGAGCGATACTACTACTCAGTGGAGCGGCACTACTCCTGGTAGCAGCGCTACTACCGTGGAGACTGAGAGCAGAGGCATAAGAGGGAGAATGGGAGAGAGAAAGGGGGTTTGGGCAGCACTAGTAGCGGcggtagccgcggtactaccgctcacgggcggtactaccgctgctactgccgctactactgacgcacaacccgacacgagaaaagacATCCTTGAATCGAGGCGGAAGCAATGCCGAACTAGGACGGTACTTCCGCCGAtgcacacaagcggtactaccgctgtaggacaACGATACTACCGCTTGAGgaccatgggcggtactaccgcgctggcagcggtactaccgctatctCCTCACAATCTCCACTACTGTTGAAACGACAAACTCCAAGGAGAGGAAAGGAGCTGGGGGTGCAAAGAAgaagtgtatgtgttgattccaccatAGCCTTTCCATtgtggaccccctcttgatagtactgtgtctcctacgactcaagtccaccaaaaccgaaacgaaagagactacaccgtcttcacttaaagctccgaggggaaagaatcgtctcgtgccaatgaatgtatctctgaaaaactcaatgcacacgattaatccgcaaaagcattgtcatcaatcaccaaaactacttagagagagacatgccctaACAGCAATGACCAAGACAATAGTAGCCCAAGTCCTCCAACAAAGAACAAACTTGCTCAAGTGCGAGCATGAGTGAGAACACGACCAAGGCAACACCACTTGCAGAGGGGAGGATGCCAGCACTACACGCAACGAGGCCATAACCCAATGCCACCGGACCGGCCATCACACAGACTATAGAAGGAGACCAATACATCTCTCAGACGAGATCGACATCTTTGCACCATCCACCTCCAAGAAAACACTTCCGACTCTACGACAATGCTAGAGGGATCAACAAGGCGATGTGGGCTGAGCTGAAGAAACATGACCCTCTAGCAagacctccaccgccatcttgaagGCCTACCTAGAACATAACTGCAGCTCCTCGACACCGTCGAGGCGGTGGCGACATCGGTACCGCCCGAGCGGCATCACCCGACAACCTAACACACTGAACATAAGGAACCGAGGCTCCCCACCGTGCCATGGTCGCCAGGGAACATgcagagggagggggcggggggggggggtgcaccagcgtAGGAAAAGGAAACTGCTTTGTATCACATGTTTaggcctcattcggtttggaggattttcgtaggaaaaacataggaataagGATTCCAGAGGAAAATTTCCTATGTATGCATTCGGTTCGTAGGAAATGCGTGCAGGAATTTCGTAGGAATACTACTCATTTCTCATGTTTTtggaggaaactacacatccactcaaagctcattttacgcgtaggaacgaggcaagtcaattccttaggatggcaagtgccatcctatcatattcctatactactcctaattcctacgttttgatttcctccaaaccgaatgagcccTTAGGAGAGAGAGGGGAGTTTTCTTCAATAAGTCTCATCTTCTTGGGCCATGTACCATGATGCCTAGTTAGTTGTCTGTAAGAGTTGCCACATAAAAAATTTAGTGACGTagaggaaagagaaagaggagAAAGAAAGAGTTTGTGTGTAGATCTACCGACGTCTGTAGGGAAAAAAATTAGACAATAGTTTTGTTGTTGTACATCTGTAATTTCTCCTCGCAATTAGTTTTGGCCAAAAATAGACTATTTACAGATAAATCATTATATGGGTTGTCTATATTACTGTCTATGAATACCGTCATACAATAGTACATGTCCTTACTGTTGTTAGGGTGGCTATACATGGGCATATAGTTGGTATAGGTTCGCTAGATGACACCACATAGCACTGTCATGTAGTTGAACTCTCATTTCCATTAACTATTTACAAATTTTGTAGAAGCGTCGGCCGCCTCTCAAATGTGAGCAGTCCAACCCAAGTCTTAGCAAAAGATTCCCTCAAGATTATCTCTGCTCGAATGCAGTCAAAAGTGGGCTGGATGCAGTTACAGGAGATGTACGATTGGTGTGCATGGACGGTGGCAGGATGTAGCACGAGCCATGCCATGATCTATCTACAGAGTCCATGACATGCCTCTACATGCCCTAGGTCGGGGCTTACACTAGTTACTAGTACGTGGAAGGCTTACACTAGTTACTAGTACGTGGAACGTGGGAGCCTACACACACAGTAGCCACACACAACTGCTACACCCGAGTGGTGTAAACTTGTAATGCATGCACATGGATCCTGTACAAGAATTTGATTGCATTTACTTGCGCGGGCTGGACAAAAGGGTATTGATTATGTCTCTTCTTGTTTACAAGTTCTTAGTTGAGAACAATGCAAGAAGAGCAGATCATTTCACCCTAACAATGCTGGTATAACCTTTCGTAACCTCTCTGGTACAGGAAGCCATGGGGAGTTTGCATGTCAGCAGAGAATACAACTCGTTTACATGTTTTAAGTCCAAGAATTCCGACACGAATTTGGCCCCAAACATTCCaaatcaactactccctccgttccgaattacttgtcttagatttgtctagatacggaggtatctagcactaaaatgagtctagatacatccgtatctagacaaatccaagacaagtaatttggaacggagggagtaatacacaAGATATGGTTCAGAAAATAAGAAGACTTTACACAGAAGGGGGGCCATTATGCATCACATGTCGCCTGTACAAGAAATGCTCCAGCAATATGTAAAAAAGCATATGTATATGGCAGAAAACGGTATGATCTACTGAACAATACACAGCTTTGAAATGGATTTGTGATATATGTGTGTGAACGACGAAACAAATGGTGGGAGATACAAGCATAtcacaaaaataataaaaataatacaaTGTCTCTGGGCCAAGTggaaaaattgcaaaaaaaatctaGAAGTCCAACTCTACACAAGAGATGAAAAAAGATTTAAGGAAAAAGAATTAGCAAACAACAACAGTGGAAACGCTTAACTTGCAGCTTATAAGAATTACCATAGATACAGGATATGTATTTATATATGACAAGCTAGCAGTGTCCGCGTACCATCCGTGAAAATTTGATATCTTTACCTACTTCCAGAAGAAATTTTATACAATCCAGCTCTGGTGCTTGAGGGTCACCTTAGCCTAGCATCGCCTCCTTTGCTCCGGAATGTCGACAGGGAGAAGAATGAACGTGGTGCTGCAATTTTGGCGTGAAGATAGCTTTAGACTTTTGGCAAAGATTACCAATGACAGAACAAGAAACAATAATTATTGATAAAGATGAACAGTGGGTTATGTTCAAATTGAGCAGCTTAACATAAGAATATACTACACGTGTCAAAAAAAACATAAGAATATACTACATGTCTAGACATTTGTATACCTTTAATTGAGCTACCAGTCAGTTGATCCTCCCTCAGTCTAAAATTTGCAGGGGGGGTTGGAATGGAGCTGCGCAGCGATTGTTCTGCAAATTCAGATCTTAAGTAACCAGAATATGCAGAAAACAAATGAAGAGCAAAATAAAACAGAAACTGAAGCCTGAAAGACACGTACAGCTTAAGACTCAAAAGTCAGAAGTCTAAGCAAATATCCACTAATGTAAATGTATCATTCCCATACACAACTCTTTCAATACTGCATGCACATGATCTAGGAAGGCCCTATTTTTGGATTCTAGTTTTGGGTCCACCCATGTCACTGAGAAGCAGAACTTCATCCCATATGTCAGTATCATAAAGAAAATAGGGAGTTGAAATTGGGGAGAACATAAATGTGATCAGTGCAAAAAGGTGAGTGAACGAGGGGATTTAATATTTGTTACCAAAAAAACTGTGCTGCAAACGATACGTTCATGTCAAGAGATAGAAACAATTGATTCCAAGGTTAGTATATGTGACATGTAAAGAGAGGATATGAGCACCGTCACTTTAATTTATCTGGTTATAATACTGAATCCAACATCTGGAGTTCTTAAATAAGCTGAAGATAGTGTGAGTCAACTTGCACACAAATAGTTTGACTTCACACAAAGTGTCATTTGCTTTTATCTGGAAACATGAAGGACCCTGAAAGACACTTGTACTAAAATGAAGGCTTACCCTATTGGTTTTATTCTGATCTAAGTATGGAAAGAAGCGTTGGAAAGTATGAGTTGTTGCCAATAAAAGGTGGGTCTAGTTGTCATGGGGGACAAGCGTAATCTAGGTCATGACACTATACTTCAAATGGGTTAAAGCATACGATGCAATAAATACTCGAAGATATGATACTTGAAATAGCATGCATAGAGGATTATACAAAGAAAATACCTTGTTCAGTCAAAACCTCGTTCTCAACAAAACCATCATATGAAGAAAGATAGCCCATTCTTGACTTTCTGAAATCATCAGAGGATCCTATTGCCAGATCCCGGCCATCTTCCATATCATCGTCACATTCTGAGGCAGTTGAAGCAGAAACCCAGTCATTTACTAAACCATCACCCCTATTCTTCCTCCCAAATTTCAGCAGCTTCTTAAACCCTTTTGGGACATCTTTACGTGGCTGTTGAGATGCATTGGCACCACCAAAAGGCATCTGAGCGCTGCCCCACTTTTTTCTCATCCGGGAAACATCAGCATCTGTTATTTGATCCAGCGAATGAGAGTTCCACGGTGATGGACTGCCGGTTGGTGAATCGACAAAAGCATCACCATCCGAGGTATCATTTGCATAAGGCAATAGGTGTGGATGATGCGAGCTCCAGGGggctggtaattcaccaggtaaaTCATGCATGTTTCTTGCAAAAGCATTGAACTTGGTACTGGATGCTTCCCGTGGAAAAGAAACATCGCCATTTTCTGATCCTGGATCGTCTGAATTTCCAAAATCCTGACTCAGTTTTGGAGTCTCACTGTCTGAATCAGCAGGAAAATCACTTTCCCTGAGATTCTCTTCAATGCTTTCGTATTCTTCATCTTTGGCATCATCTGGGGAATCCTCTTGCTGATCTGGAAAATCATCATCTTCATCCTGTAAGACACTTGCAAACATTGGTTGTCGAAATCCGGTTATACCGACAACAGGGTGAGTCCCATTGTCTTTCCTAATAAACGACTTCGGTACACCAGATTTATGGGTGTTACTAGAAATTCCTGAGGGAGCACAGTTGTAAATATCCCTGTTCACTGATGAAGTGTCCCTTAATTCACTAGCATTTAAGTCTTTTCTCATAGACTGTGACccccttgattgatcttgattcaAAATACTCTTTGACTCTTCAATTATGCTCTTACTACGGGAAAAACCTTTTGGCTGAGCCCTTGCAGTAGCTCTGCTATGACCAGCTGATGGCTTTGTATTTTCCTTTCTGAAGTCGGAGAAATTGGGAACTGACTGTGCAAGAGGATTTTCTGGTGGGTTCCTGCGATTTGCATAACCAGGTCTTACAGCTCTTGACGAATGTTTATGACTATGGACAGGATCAATGGATTTCTTTTGTGTGTAAGCTACTTTGTTTGAAAAATGCTTCCTGGAATCAGCACTCCTGGAAGAACAATCACCAGATAGGTAGTCACTGTTCATTTCATCTTCTACCAGGAAAGAATCTGCCCCCTGGAAAAGGCAAATATAACAAATTATTAACAAGCAAAATCCACAAGTGCGCATCATTGCAAGTTGCAATATGTCAAATGATTGCAGCATTCATTCTACATCTATACTTGCTGAAAAACATACTTTCAGTACTTCGCAGAAAAACTAAACTAGCCTTTTACCTTTAGTAGAAAAAAAACAGAGTACAGCATTTGGGGTATACGCTAGCATTACAAAATAACAGAATTTCTTAATTACTATTTTCTGTTGAAGTACAGCACTAATCCATGTAGAATCTAATACCTGATCCTTATTTCGTGAAACTGATTGTAAAGCAGATCGAGAGAATTTGGCCCGCATCTCAGCCTTGCTCCTTTCTAGACTTTCATGCATTGCCTTTAATATTGCTTCCTTCTCTTCTTTCTGCAGCTTCCAATCCTCCTTTAGTTTTGCATCCCTCTTCTGCATATATTGATCATAAAATTTTCCCCGTGACTCTTCTAGGCTAAGCATCCCAAGTTTTTCTGGTGTGCTGTTGTTATACCCTTCGTTGTCCACTATCTTCAGAAGCTCATTGGCATCAAAGTTGTTACTCTCCATCACAGTTTGCTTCATACAAATCTTCTCTGGAAGAACCTGTGTAGGCTTTACCTCACTTAACCTAGGTGTGTCATCAACCTGTGCATCTGTAGACTTTCCTCTCCTGGAAGTGGTTAGCTTGTGTGCAGCAAATAGTTTCTCCAACTCATTGGCCTTCATTTGCAGTTCATCATGCCGATCTTGATTCCCCTTCGCCAGTTTCGTCGCCCTAGTCTGCTCCAAGGGAATAGCATTTGCATCATTTACTGGTTTAACTTTACCTCCCAGCAAACTCAATTCCTGCTCAGCATTAGATGATTGTCTGCTCAAATTTGATCCCTGGCGACTAGAATAATCCGATTGAGGCAGTATTTCAGACCCAACAGCAACCTTTCTCCGCACATCCTCTACCTTCCGTGGTAGACTTTTCCGCCGCGAGCTAGCATCATGAACTTCAGATTCTGTAGAGCCAGCTTCGTCCCTACCAGATGAACCCCTAACATTAGTGCGGGAATTGGATGTGGCTTTTGATTTGAGATCGACACCACTTGACACTTTCCCAACTGATCGAAAGGATCGATCCTTCTTCACAACCGCGTCTGCTCCAGCATGCATCTCTTTTGAACGAAGGCGAGAACCTCTACTATCTTTACGTCCAATCTGTTCACTTGCAACTGGTACTTCATGAGCAACAGGAGTTATTTCCTTATCTATCTGGACATGATCCTCTGACGATGGACTAGTTAAACTACCATAATGTTTCGGGAAAGCTTCCGCCGCTGGCCTTGAAGATGTTTTTTGTCGGTTTTGAGTGGAAACATTTGAAGCAACATGCTCTGACAACCTTGTGTCACCTTGTCCTTGGTTAACTCCCTGCTCCTTGTCAAAGGATAACTCACTCTCAGTACTAGAGGCTATAGCCATGTCATCTACCGAACAAGACCCAGTCTGCTTTTCAGGAGCCTCGGTAACAATGGCTGATAATGAGGGTGGAGATGTAGTATTAAAGGTTGAGGATGAAGAAGCATTTGTAGTGGTAGAATCCTTGGACTTGTCACCATCCTTTTGACGTGACCAAGATTGAGATGTGTCTGGATTCTTCACCGCACTAGCATCCTTATCAGCTCTTACTTTTGAACTGGCCTCCAGATAGGCAGATGTTGGTGTCCCAGCTGGAGTTCCATTTTCACTTTTGTCATTACAGCCACTGTTATCATTGTTACCCAGATCAATGCTCATGTCACTGACACTGCTCCACCTCCTTACCAACTTGTCCATGGACGCAACAGAAGGCACCCTGCGGTGCTCACCTTTCACTGGAACCACCTTAGCAGTACCTGCAGAGTTGCTGTTACCAGAAGTTGAAGTTTGCTCCTTTTGCTTATTCTCAAACATGCTTATTCTATCTTGCACACTCAAACGCCTCGAAAGCTCTTTAGCAGGAGCAGGAGGAGCATCAGTTTCGTTTTCTTGTTTATCTACTGTCTGCTGGATGGTTGGCTTGGATTGCTGTTCAGCGCTCGATCCTGATGGAACATCAACTGAATGTTGGCTGTTGCCTAATCTATCGATATAAGGGACACTACCACAACTTGTAGATCTATTGCTGGATCCACCATGATCAGCCTGTGGCTCATCTATAGACATGTCTGAACTGCAGGAGTCACGAAGATCCCCATCTTCGAAGCTCTTCCAGTGTGATGAAGGTGCTGGGGGTGAATGCTGAGGATTGATGTCTGGACGACGCTGGCAAAGTGACATGTATTTGTTGCATGCTTCGCTGGATATAAGAAGTTCAAGTTGTCATATGTATCTAAACATCATTCATCAAGAAAGGCAACAAAGGACCATAATAAAACAACGACCGTGACAGAAGATACCATATCTCAATGCACAATGCTATATCATGCAGAGAATGAATTGTAAAGCTGAACTTCTCATCATGCTCGAATTAAACATGACCCACCCTCCTAATTCCTAAAGAACCTTCTCTGCAAACTTTTCCCAATTTCCAGAATGATAACTTTAGGGTGCTTGAATTATTTCCTAAACTTGAGTTCTAAAGTTTCTAAGTTTACAGCTTCCACCATCTAGCATCTCAATTTGTTAATTATGCCATATTAATCAACATAAAACTAAGTTGACGTGTATTATAATGGCATTTGATAAAAAAGATGATAAACTTTCTCTTTACAGCTGCCTGTTATTTTATATCCTCAATTAGATCTACTTGAGCACATTAGTCTACTGCTGATGGGGACTCACTTGTGCTAGATCTGTAGATCAACTTTTGGATATACCAAAATAGCTTTGTGGCTAATGGATTGTGCCTTAATGGGATATGCTTACTGGATAAGCTGTTAGCTGTAATTTTGGACTACATAACGCTCACCACCAAAACTTTCAAGTAATACCCGTGCGCATATATGATTATAAGTTTATAACTGAATTATGGGCTTGACAAGCTTCAATCATACCTCAGCCTGCTGGCACCAAAGTGGTCCGCAAAATGGAGAAGCTCAGAGACACTGTCATGGTTGAACCCTGCGGACGATGCCCGGGCACAAGACGTTACAAGGTCTTGTTTAAGTGCACTTAAACGGACATCGATTGCTCTAAGAAGCTCCTTCCTGCACAAAAATTAACCAGGGCATAAATTATGGATGGTTAAGATATTTCAGCTTGCATTAAAAGGGTGAAACTGTAAATTACTTGATATCACAACACAGTCTATGGACAACAATTATGTTCAAGTAAGATGTCTTATCTATCAAAAACTCATACCACATTGCAATGCCACATGAATGCATATCAATCATTCTAATTTAGTAAGAAGTAGATTGAGTCTTGTATATAATATATAAATAAACAAAAGTGTAAGAAAAAAATGATATCCATGGTCTTCCAGTCAATAACATTTCGTCAAACTAATAACAAGTAATCCTTACATAAGCACCATAGACCAATTAAAGGAGAGGCAGTTTGTTTCACTCAAAGCTCCCAAAAAAGGAAGGCGGAAATATAACCACGGAAAGTGCATGAGCTGTAATCACGGAATAAATATAGAATTAAACATCCAGGATAAAGGAATTAACTTCATACGGTGTTATCGTCCACAGGCTACAAACATCTGCACTCAGAATTTTTGCTAGAGGTATATAAAGCAGCTAACATGATGGGAACATCAATTCCACAATAATTATATGGAGTATAAACCACAACATGTGCAAGACTTGGCAAAAGACTAAGTTGACATGTTTCATCTCTATATTGATCTACTCAACAAAGTACAAACTACAAACTAATCGTGAATAGAACCAATTTTATCTGGCAAAGGAGGTAAATGAGATGCAATTGAAATAAGAGGTGGGCTTACTTTGTAATGTCTGCAGCTGCTGCTGAGGCTTCAGCTGACAagcacaaaaagagtttacataaATTATATCCAGAAGCATCGCATACAGCCATACATGACTATAATAATGCCACATTTATCTAATGTGTTACCTTATTAATGGAGGTTCATGTTAATATGTGATGAATAATATAGATATAGTGGCATCAATGTATCTAGCATTAATCAATGGTCCCTAAATTCTTAATGCAAGCCAATTCAACAAGAGAGCGATCTCTTGCTCCTGGATTTTATCAGCTCCCATTGAGTAACTCCAGTTAAGATGGACTCGGTTTCCCATGATGAACGAGTGTTAATGAACTGTATGAGGTATGAAAAGACACAAGACATTAGGGCATACCAGCTGCACCCGGAGTAGCACCTACAGCAGTCTGCATAAAGAATTGCCAATTTTAGACGAATGATAAGACTATATAACATGCTGAAAGAACTGCTTGATAGTTGATACTTACTCCCTGTGCCGCGTAAATCTTCCTAGCCCCTTCTAGCTGCGACATTTCTGCATCAAATGTATTCGCCATCTCCAGCACCTCGGGCGTGCTCACGAAGCGCACGAACCTTCAAGCACAAAGGAACCAAGCAAGCACCTATCAGAATCCAATCTCTTCGACAATCGACAGACCACCGACCCGAGCACCGCCGCATAAGCCATATCAGCAAACCTCTCGAGGGTGCCCTTGCTGAACCACGCGGCGCGCCGGTCCAGCTGCAGCCGGATGGCCGGCTGCGGCGGTTGGGCCGCCGCCTGCTCCTCCGCGGCGCGCAGGTGGGTCACGAACGGCTTCACCGACCCCGACGCGATCTTCTCCGTCCGCCCACTGCCGGACACCACGAGCTCGCACCTGCGCAGACACTCAAAAGTCAGCCAGTCACCCTCAGCCCACGCGAGCCGCAACGGAAGGCCGAGACATCTCCTTCCTGGTGTCCCGCTTCCTCACCTGGAGCGGCGGGGCGAGAGCTGGAAGAGCGCGTAGTCGAGCGGCGCGTCGGGCTCCATGGCGCCGCTGCGGCCGGCGAGAGGTCGGATCTGGTGGATCGCGGACGAGACCCGCCCCACGCCCCTCCGCCTCCGACGGGGCCGCCCCCGGTAAACGCCGGGGGAGACGGCGAGCCGCGCAATGCAGCTCCCGCGGCGACGAgatcgtgcggcggcggcggcggcccggatCTCGGCCGCGCGCTGCCGAATCCGATAACGTGCGCCCTACTGCGCTGTGGGGGAGGGAGAGCGGAGTGGAGGGGCAGAGGACTAGAGAGAGAGCTCTGCTGGTTTGGTGGAGCTGGAGACTGGtactgccctctctctctctctctccgtgagAAATGCGGGAGGAAAAACGGACGAAGGTGAAACCGGAAACTTCCGGGGGCGTTTGGGGGAGATTACCGGTCTTAATCCGGAGTTTTGGCGGAGCTTAGGCGTGATTAAGAGAGATTACGAGAGATTGTTGCTTttgttttcattttcctttttctattatcctttttttttttgctttattatgCGGCGCTGGCTGGCTTTTCGGGATAACAACGGCTTTGAGTGGACTGTTGGTGTGGATCTGACCGATTTGCCCCTCAACAGAAAACGAAACTGGGGGAGTCGCTCTGTTTTTGAATTTTGGAGGAGGGATTTTTCGAAAAGGATCACTCTCATTGCTGCTGACAGGATGATGGTGGGTGTGTTGCTTTTATCATAATTATTGAAAATGTACTGCAAGTACCATTTTTTCCTGTTTTGTCAATTTGCAATCCCAATCACCACCAATCTTCGCGCGGCAACTGGAAATAAACGTTATTTCCTACCAATATCTTTCGGGTCAGCGAGTCAGTAGTACGATATGGTCATGTTGTTTTTTTTATATTCTTTTTTGCATGAAAACTAGTACTGCGATGTAGCCAGCCATGATGAAATCGTTTGGTTGCAGCAAGGGCAATGAAAGATTTGCTACATAAGTTTGGTCTACGTTTACATATCTTGATTTTCTGATTAATTGCTGCATTACGCATTTTGGCGTTGATATATTAGTTTGGTTTAGGT is a window encoding:
- the LOC123044214 gene encoding uncharacterized protein, whose product is MEPDAPLDYALFQLSPRRSRCELVVSGSGRTEKIASGSVKPFVTHLRAAEEQAAAQPPQPAIRLQLDRRAAWFSKGTLERFVRFVSTPEVLEMANTFDAEMSQLEGARKIYAAQGTAVGATPGAAAEASAAAADITKKELLRAIDVRLSALKQDLVTSCARASSAGFNHDSVSELLHFADHFGASRLSEACNKYMSLCQRRPDINPQHSPPAPSSHWKSFEDGDLRDSCSSDMSIDEPQADHGGSSNRSTSCGSVPYIDRLGNSQHSVDVPSGSSAEQQSKPTIQQTVDKQENETDAPPAPAKELSRRLSVQDRISMFENKQKEQTSTSGNSNSAGTAKVVPVKGEHRRVPSVASMDKLVRRWSSVSDMSIDLGNNDNSGCNDKSENGTPAGTPTSAYLEASSKVRADKDASAVKNPDTSQSWSRQKDGDKSKDSTTTNASSSSTFNTTSPPSLSAIVTEAPEKQTGSCSVDDMAIASSTESELSFDKEQGVNQGQGDTRLSEHVASNVSTQNRQKTSSRPAAEAFPKHYGSLTSPSSEDHVQIDKEITPVAHEVPVASEQIGRKDSRGSRLRSKEMHAGADAVVKKDRSFRSVGKVSSGVDLKSKATSNSRTNVRGSSGRDEAGSTESEVHDASSRRKSLPRKVEDVRRKVAVGSEILPQSDYSSRQGSNLSRQSSNAEQELSLLGGKVKPVNDANAIPLEQTRATKLAKGNQDRHDELQMKANELEKLFAAHKLTTSRRGKSTDAQVDDTPRLSEVKPTQVLPEKICMKQTVMESNNFDANELLKIVDNEGYNNSTPEKLGMLSLEESRGKFYDQYMQKRDAKLKEDWKLQKEEKEAILKAMHESLERSKAEMRAKFSRSALQSVSRNKDQGADSFLVEDEMNSDYLSGDCSSRSADSRKHFSNKVAYTQKKSIDPVHSHKHSSRAVRPGYANRRNPPENPLAQSVPNFSDFRKENTKPSAGHSRATARAQPKGFSRSKSIIEESKSILNQDQSRGSQSMRKDLNASELRDTSSVNRDIYNCAPSGISSNTHKSGVPKSFIRKDNGTHPVVGITGFRQPMFASVLQDEDDDFPDQQEDSPDDAKDEEYESIEENLRESDFPADSDSETPKLSQDFGNSDDPGSENGDVSFPREASSTKFNAFARNMHDLPGELPAPWSSHHPHLLPYANDTSDGDAFVDSPTGSPSPWNSHSLDQITDADVSRMRKKWGSAQMPFGGANASQQPRKDVPKGFKKLLKFGRKNRGDGLVNDWVSASTASECDDDMEDGRDLAIGSSDDFRKSRMGYLSSYDGFVENEVLTEQEQSLRSSIPTPPANFRLREDQLTGSSIKAPRSFFSLSTFRSKGGDARLR